CGAGGTTGCGCCGGGCGCAGGCGACGGCCGCCGGGTCGATGTCGGAGGCGTACAGCTCGACGGGGGTGCCCGCCGTCGCGAGCAGCGCGGCGCCGAGCGCGCCGGACCCGCAGCACAGGTCGACGACCACGGCGGGCCGGCCGGTGGGGAGCTGGTTCAGCAGGGCCGCAGCCCGGCGCACGAGGAATTCGGTGCGGCGCCGGGGGACGAAGACCCCGGCGCCGACGGCGATCCGCAGACCGTGGAACTCGGCCCAGCCGACGACGTGCTCCAGTGGCAGCCCGGCGACGCGGCGGCCCACCAGGCGGGCGAGGTCGTCGGGGGTGCGGGCGGCGGAGACCAGGAGCCGTGCCTCGTCCTCGGCGAAGACGCAGCCGGCGGCGCGGAGCCTGCTGACGACGGCGGGGAGGGAGGGCAGGGCGGAGGGGGAGAACGGGGTGTGTCCGGCGGTGGCGGACGACGGGGAGGGGGAGGACGAGGAGGCGGATGCAGCCGACATGGGAACCTTTCGGGGCGCTCGCGGGCGCTCCGGCGGTCTCAGTCGGTCGGTCGGACCGCCCGGCCGTGGAGGGGGAGCACCCGGCCTGACACTGCGGTAATGGGGGCCACCTCCTCGGTCCGTGCTCTCGTTGGTCGGGTCACACTACCCCACGGGTGCGGGGCGGACACCCCGGCTCCCGCCGTGCCCCACCGCCCCGCGCGCCGCCCCGTGGCCGGGGCGTAGCGGGCGGGCAGGGCAGTGGCCGCGAGGGCCGGGGCGGACGGGGCGCGGTGCTCGCCTCCCTTTCGCAGTAGTGGTGAGACAGCAATACTGTCGGCATGGACACCGAGGCCGGAACGGACGGCGCCGCCGGGGCGCGCCCGGGGCCGACGCTGACCGTGGACGAGCTGGCCGCCCGCGCGGGTGTCACCGTGCGCACCGTGCGTTTCTACAGCACCCGCGGCCTGCTGCCGCCCCCGGTGATCGGCCCGCGCCGGGTCGGTCTCTACGGGGACGGCCATCTCTCGCGGCTGGCGCTCATCGAGGAGCTCCAGTGCCAGGGCATGACCCTGGCGGCGATCGAGCGCTACCTGGAGCGGCTGCCGGCGGATCTGAGCGCCCGGGATCTGGCGATCCACCGGGCGCTGGTGGCGGCCTGGGCGCCGGACCCGGCGGAGGACGCGACCAGGGCGGAGCTGGAGCGGCGGGCGGGGCGGGCCCTGTCCGAGGGCGACGTGGACCGGCTGGCGGCGATGGGCGTGCTGGCGCGGGCCGGGTCCCCCGGTCACTACCGGCTGGACCCGGGGCTGCTGCGGCTGGGCGTGGAGCTGCTGGACGTGCCGATCGCGCAGGAGACGATCCTCGCGGCCCGTACGGTCCTGCTGGAGCACACCCGCTCGGCGGCGCACGCCCTGTCGCGGCTGTTCCGGGACGAGGTGGGCAATCCGTACGAGGAGGGCGAGCCGGACCCGGAGCGGGTGGCGGCGATGCGGTCGCTCTCGGCGCACATGCGGCCGATGGTCGTGCAGGCGCTGGTGACGGCGTTCCAGCGCTCGCTGAAGGAGGAGCTGCGGGCCGCGTTCACCGACGGGTGAACCCGGCCCGCGTGCCCCGTACGCGCGAGGACTACCGGGCGTCGTGGAACGTTTCGCCCCGCTGGGCCCTGGCCACCAGGGACGCGGGCGGCTCGAACCGCTCCCCGTACGCGGCGGCCAGTTCGCGTGCCCGTGCGACGAAGCCGGGCAGGCCGCCCTCGTAGCCGTTGATGTACTGGAGTACGCCGCCCGTCCAGGCCGGGAAGCCGATGCCCATCAGGGAGCCGATGTTGGCGTCCGCGACGGTCGTCAGGACGTTCTCGTCCAGACAGCGCACCGAGTCCAGGGCCTCGGAGAACAGCATGCGCTCCTTGAGGTCGGTGAACGGCACGTCCGTGTCCGCCCGGGTGAAGTGCTCGCGCAGACCGGGCCAGAGGCCGGTCCGGGTCCCGTCCTCGGCGTAGTCGTAGAAGCCGGCGCCGCCGCCCCGGCCGGTGCGGCCGAAGTCGTCCACCATGCGGTCGACGACCGCGTCGGCCGGGTGCGGGGTCCAGGTGCCGCCCGCCTCCTCGACGGCGCGCCGGGTCTCGTCGCGGATGCGGCGCGGCAGGGTGAGGGTCAGTTCGTCCATCAGGGACAGGACCTTGGCGGGGTAGCCGGCCTGCGCCGCCGCCTGTTCGACGGTGGCGGGCTCGACGCCCTCGCCGACCATCGCGACCCCCTCGTTGATGAAGCGGCCGATGACGCGCGAGGTGAAGAAGCCCCGTGAGTCGTTGACGACGATCGGTGTCTTCCCGATGAGCCGTACCAGGTCGAAGGCGCGCGCGAGTGCCTCGTCGCCGGTCTTCGCGCCCTTGATGATCTCCACGAGCGGCATCTTGTCGACGGGTGAGAAGAAGTGCAGACCGATGAAGTCGGCGGGCCGGGCGACGCCCTCGGCGAGGGTGCCGATGGGCAGGGTCGAGGTGTTGGAGCACAGGAGCGCGTCGGGTTCGACCACGTCCTGGATCTCCCCGAACACCCGGTGCTTGAGGGCGGTGTCCTCGAAGACCGCCTCGATCACGGTGTCGCACCCGGCGAGGTCGGCCACCTCGGCGGTGGGGGTGATCCGCGCCAGCAGCGCGTCCCGTTCGGCCCCGGTGGTACGGCCCCGGGCGACGGCCTTGGCCAGCAGTTTCTCCGCGTACCCCTTGCCGCTGGCCGCCGCCTCCGGGGTCACGTCCTTGAGGACGACGTCGAGCCCGGCGCGGGCGCAGGCGTACGCGATGCCCGCCCCCATCATCCCGGCGCCGAGGACGGCGACCCTGCGGACGGGGAGTTCGGGGACGCCCGCCGGGCGGCTCGCGCCCGAGTTGACCGCCTGGAGGTCGAAGAAGAACGCCTGGATCATGTTCTTCGCGGTCTGCCCGGTGACCAGTTCGGTGAAGTACCGGGCCTCGATGGTCTGCGCGGTCTCGAAGTCGACCTGGGAGCCCTCGACTGCGGTCGCCAGGATGTTGCGCGGCGCCGGGTAGGGCGCGCCGCCGGTCTGCTTGACGAGGTTGGCCGGGAACGCGGGGAGGTTGGCGGCGAAGCGCGGGTGGGAGGGGGTGCCGCCGGGGATGCGGTAGCCCTTGACGTCCCACGGCTGCCAGGACTCGGGGTGGGCGTCGATGAAGGCGCGGGCCCGGTCGAGCATCTCCTCGGTGGTGGCGGCGACTTCGTGGACGAGGCCGTTCTCCAGGGCGCGGCGGGGTGAGTAACGGGTGCCCTGGAGCAGCACCTTGGTCAGCGCGTCGGAGATACCGAGGAGCCGTACGGTACGGGTGACGCCGCCGCCCGCGGGGAGCAGGCCGAGGGTGACCTCGGGCAGGCCGATCCTGGAGCCGGGCGTGTCGAGGGCGACGCGGTGGTGGCAGGCGAGCGCGATCTCGTAACCGCCGCCGAGGGCCGCGCCGTTGATGGCGGCGACGACGGGTTTGCCGAGGGTCTCGATGACGCGCAGGGCGCGTTTGACGGCCGTCCCGGCGTCGAACGCCTGCTGGGCGTCGTCCGGTCCGAGCTTGATCATGTCCTTGAGGTCCCCGCCCGCGAAGAAGGACTTCTTGGCGGAGGTGACGATGA
Above is a window of Streptomyces sp. NBC_01498 DNA encoding:
- a CDS encoding putative protein N(5)-glutamine methyltransferase codes for the protein MSAASASSSSPSPSSATAGHTPFSPSALPSLPAVVSRLRAAGCVFAEDEARLLVSAARTPDDLARLVGRRVAGLPLEHVVGWAEFHGLRIAVGAGVFVPRRRTEFLVRRAAALLNQLPTGRPAVVVDLCCGSGALGAALLATAGTPVELYASDIDPAAVACARRNLAGGGTVLEGDLFDPLPDDLRSRIDILLANVPYVPTHEVGLLPPEARDHEPLVALDGGADGLDVLRRVTAEATRWLAPGGHLLFETSERQVPDAVGTVRADGLAPRVVTSEEWDATVVVAQFRGRAGSGT
- a CDS encoding MerR family transcriptional regulator, yielding MDTEAGTDGAAGARPGPTLTVDELAARAGVTVRTVRFYSTRGLLPPPVIGPRRVGLYGDGHLSRLALIEELQCQGMTLAAIERYLERLPADLSARDLAIHRALVAAWAPDPAEDATRAELERRAGRALSEGDVDRLAAMGVLARAGSPGHYRLDPGLLRLGVELLDVPIAQETILAARTVLLEHTRSAAHALSRLFRDEVGNPYEEGEPDPERVAAMRSLSAHMRPMVVQALVTAFQRSLKEELRAAFTDG
- a CDS encoding 3-hydroxyacyl-CoA dehydrogenase NAD-binding domain-containing protein yields the protein MSESTTIRWEQDGTGVVTLVLDDPAQSANTMNQGFRTSLAAVAERALAEKDTLRGIIVTSAKKSFFAGGDLKDMIKLGPDDAQQAFDAGTAVKRALRVIETLGKPVVAAINGAALGGGYEIALACHHRVALDTPGSRIGLPEVTLGLLPAGGGVTRTVRLLGISDALTKVLLQGTRYSPRRALENGLVHEVAATTEEMLDRARAFIDAHPESWQPWDVKGYRIPGGTPSHPRFAANLPAFPANLVKQTGGAPYPAPRNILATAVEGSQVDFETAQTIEARYFTELVTGQTAKNMIQAFFFDLQAVNSGASRPAGVPELPVRRVAVLGAGMMGAGIAYACARAGLDVVLKDVTPEAAASGKGYAEKLLAKAVARGRTTGAERDALLARITPTAEVADLAGCDTVIEAVFEDTALKHRVFGEIQDVVEPDALLCSNTSTLPIGTLAEGVARPADFIGLHFFSPVDKMPLVEIIKGAKTGDEALARAFDLVRLIGKTPIVVNDSRGFFTSRVIGRFINEGVAMVGEGVEPATVEQAAAQAGYPAKVLSLMDELTLTLPRRIRDETRRAVEEAGGTWTPHPADAVVDRMVDDFGRTGRGGGAGFYDYAEDGTRTGLWPGLREHFTRADTDVPFTDLKERMLFSEALDSVRCLDENVLTTVADANIGSLMGIGFPAWTGGVLQYINGYEGGLPGFVARARELAAAYGERFEPPASLVARAQRGETFHDAR